CGGCTTCATCTTTTAAAACTTCTCCGGCATTGGTTCCTCCATTTCCTTCATTTACAGACAATGGCAAACCGTCCTCTCCGTCATATCCTACGATTTTTCCGGAAACGTTATACATTTTACCATTTGCCCTAATGGTATGTATTTTAGCATATATCCTATTATTTCCCAATTGAATAGAACCGACTGCATATGATTTTCCTTTAGAAATAGTCTCACCTTTCAAAATGAAATTTTCTAAAATCACAAAAGAAATACTTCTGTTATTTGATGCCTCACCTTGTGAAATAAGCTTTGATTTTACCTGGGCTATACTGACAGGTTGCTTTTCTGTATACGTTGAAAACGAAGGCTCTTTATAGGTCTGCTCCGGCTGATAACTGGTAACTTCTGAATAAGACGGCTTAGATGTTGAACTGAGTGATGGTGATGACGATACTGTATTTTTCTTTGAAGAATACCCAATTTTACTGTTTGAAGGCTCCTTATCCTGCCACATACTATAATTTCCATATACATCATGCGAATTGGATGGACCTAAAGTTGCTCCTGATTGAGTAGGTTTGGGCTCATTATTAATTACATTCTTTCCGCTCCCCAGTTCTGAAAGTTGCCTATCCAAAGTTTGAAAATCAACATCAGTATTTGCCTGGGTTTCTTCCGAGGGTGTAAAAGTATTTTCTAAAGCATTTGAAGTTTGCTGCGGGCTTTTCGGGTTGATAGCTTCTAACTTTGAATTGTACTTACTTTGTTCAGCTTCCGGATTACTGAACTCTACCACTTCTTCTGTTATATCATCCGAAGTATAATTGAAAATTCCATAGGCTAGAATTCCGCAGATGGCAAGGCCAAAAACTCCATAAGCAAAATATTTGTTTCTATCTTCCGTAGAAATATTTTTCAGATCAAACTTGCTCTTTTTCTTAATATTTTCCGTTTTACTTTCCATTTTCTTTAGGGTTTTGGTTGGTTTCTTCCTCTGACGCTTTAATTTCTTCTACGGCAGGTTCTGACTTTACATCTACTTTTTGCAGACTTTCGGAAAATTGAGTGATCAACAATCCATAAGGGTTATAAGGAAAATTTCTA
This genomic stretch from Chryseobacterium shandongense harbors:
- the traM gene encoding conjugative transposon protein TraM, encoding MESKTENIKKKSKFDLKNISTEDRNKYFAYGVFGLAICGILAYGIFNYTSDDITEEVVEFSNPEAEQSKYNSKLEAINPKSPQQTSNALENTFTPSEETQANTDVDFQTLDRQLSELGSGKNVINNEPKPTQSGATLGPSNSHDVYGNYSMWQDKEPSNSKIGYSSKKNTVSSSPSLSSTSKPSYSEVTSYQPEQTYKEPSFSTYTEKQPVSIAQVKSKLISQGEASNNRSISFVILENFILKGETISKGKSYAVGSIQLGNNRIYAKIHTIRANGKMYNVSGKIVGYDGEDGLPLSVNEGNGGTNAGEVLKDEAGRLINSVPVVGGMISRATSGGTRNKSNKISLSGNIECQIIIYK